A portion of the Trichomycterus rosablanca isolate fTriRos1 chromosome 17, fTriRos1.hap1, whole genome shotgun sequence genome contains these proteins:
- the micos13 gene encoding MICOS complex subunit MIC13 → MAAKMLPVLKLATKVGIAGGAVYVAYDSGLLGGSTEGSEALSKAKAAIPPAVDEWSKYFGIKLPDVPKIEFSPVDAWNSGVRMSIHALSVAPATVSEYTSQGLQQVKDLIK, encoded by the exons ATGGCAGCTAAGATGTTGCCTGTACTCAA gCTTGCCACAAAGGTGGGCATCGCTGGAGGGGCTGTCTATGTTGCCTACGACTCAGGACTGCTGGGAGGGAGTACTGAAGGATCTGAGGCTCTGAGCAAAGCTAAAGCAGCCATCCCTCCAGCAGTGGATGAATGGTCCAAATACTTTGGCATTAAA CTTCCTGATGTCCCCAAAATAGAGTTCTCCCCTGTTGATGCTTGGAACTCAG GAGTGAGGATGTCCATTCATGCTTTATCAGTTGCTCCAGCTACAGTATCTGAGTACACCAGCCAAGGCTTGCAGCAAGTAAAAGACCTCATCAAATGA
- the hsd11b1la gene encoding hydroxysteroid 11-beta-dehydrogenase 1-like protein, with the protein MNLPIKRLFFGSLIAVFIALWWNGPTFTEESLKGARVMVTGASTGIGEQLAYHYARLGAQIVITARREHVLKEVVKKCMDLGAQKALYIAADMAKPADADRVVKYAEEQLKGLDYIVLNHIGPSPYGMWDGDVDHTRWLMEVNFHSYVQMAVKALPALEKTNGSIVVVSSLLGKTCSPFALPYIATKFALNGFFGSLQHELAMKKSNVTVTICTLGLIDTESAMAKIKGYIEMPAYPAHEAAWEIIKAGALRQSETFYPWYTYYATLFRDWFPYHRDQVIRRVYNYSP; encoded by the exons ATGAACCTTCCTATTAAACGCTTGTTTTTTGGGAGTTTGATTGCTGTTTTTATAGCGCTGTGGTGGAATGGACCGACTTTTACTGAAG AGTCTCTGAAGGGGGCAAGAGTGATGGTGACTGGTGCTAGTACTGGCATCGGAGAGCAGCTTGCATATCACTATGCCCGGTTGGGCGCTCAAATTGttatcacagcaagaagagagCATGTCTTAAAAGAG GTTGTAAAAAAGTGTATGGATCTAGGAGCTCAGAAAGCTCTGTATATTGCAGCAGACATGGCCAAGCCTGCCGATGCCGATCGGGTGGTGAAGTATGCTGAAGAGCAGCTCAAAGGACTGGATTACATTGTGCTGAACCACATCGGGCCCAGTCCATATGGGATGTGGGATGGAGATGTGGATCACACACGATGGTTAATGGAG GTAAATTTTCACAGTTATGTGCAAATGGCTGTAAAGGCTTTACCGGCCCTTGAGAAGACTAATGGATCCATAGTGGTTGTCTCCTCCTTGCTCG GAAAAACATGCTCACCATTCGCTCTGCCCTACATTGCCACCAAATTTGCTCTGAATGGATTTTTCGGGAGTCTCCAGCACGAGCTGGCTATGAAGAAGAGCAACGTGACTGTCACCATCTGCACCCTGGGTCTTATTGACACAGAGAGTGCCATGGCGAAAATTAA AGGCTACATAGAAATGCCTGCTTACCCTGCACATGAGGCTGCATGGGAGATCATCAAGGCTGGAGCTCTTCGTCAGAGTGAAACTTTCTACCCCTGGTACACCTATTACGCTACACTGTTTAGAGACTGGTTCCCTTACCACAGAGATCAAGTCATTCGCAGGGTATACAATTACAGTCCATAA